In Pomacea canaliculata isolate SZHN2017 linkage group LG12, ASM307304v1, whole genome shotgun sequence, a single genomic region encodes these proteins:
- the LOC112577368 gene encoding glycine-rich protein 23-like, with product MKVAVVVVLCALVAVSQAGLISPGYGYGGYGYGIGGIGGLGGLGGLGGIGGIGGLGGFGGLGGYGGFGGFGGLGGYGGFGGYGGFGGYGGLGGFKGYYKGYY from the coding sequence ATGAAGGTTGCCGTCGTCGTTGTTCTGTGCGCCCTCGTGGCTGTCAGCCAAGCTGGTCTTATCTCCCCAGGCTACGGCTATGGTGGATACGGCTACGGCATTGGCGGCATTGGTGGTCTCGGTGGTCTTGGTGGTCTTGGCGGCATTGGAGGCATTGGCGGTCTAGGTGGCTTTGGAGGTCTCGGCGGCTATGGTGGTTTTGGAGGCTTTGGAGGACTTGGCGGCTATGGAGGTTTTGGCGGCTATGGTGGTTTTGGTGGCTATGGCGGGCTCGGAGGCTTCAAAGGATACTACAAAGGTTACTACTGA
- the LOC112577369 gene encoding glycine-rich protein 23-like, which produces MKVAVVVVLCALVAVSQAGLISPGYGYGGYGYGIGGIGGLGGLGGLGGLGGIGGIGGLGGFGGLGGYGGFGGFGGLGGYGGFGGYGGFGGYGGLGGFKGYYKGYY; this is translated from the coding sequence ATGAAGGTTGCCGTCGTCGTTGTTCTGTGCGCCCTCGTTGCTGTCAGCCAAGCTGGCCTTATCTCCCCAGGCTACGGCTATGGTGGATACGGCTACGGCATTGGCGGCATTGGTGGTCTCGGTGGTCTCGGTGGTCTTGGTGGTCTTGGCGGCATTGGAGGCATTGGCGGTCTAGGTGGCTTTGGAGGTCTCGGCGGCTATGGTGGTTTTGGAGGCTTTGGAGGACTTGGAGGCTATGGAGGTTTTGGCGGCTATGGCGGTTTTGGTGGCTATGGCGGGCTCGGAGGCTTCAAAGGATACTACAAAGGTTACTATTGA